The sequence below is a genomic window from Cytophagia bacterium CHB2.
GCAAGATAGCCTTCGTAGAAAAGCGTTTTATTTCTTGGGCGCGTCTTCGTAAACCATCACGCCAAAATTGTGGTTCGCGAGCGTGATGCCGATTTTGAGCTTGCCGCGCACGGTGATTTCCTGGCCTTCAAACGGCACCCGATTGTAAGGCTTGACCCAAATTTCGCCGGTGTCGTCCGCAATTTTTACCAGGCTTTGCCCGATGATCGGAATCCCGAACGTTGAGGTAACTTTTCCTTTTACGGTGACCGGCTTCTCGTTATATTTGCCGGAATTCGCCGTAAGCTCGCCGATTTTCATGCGTGATCCGGCGCAGCCGGCAATCACGAGCAGGGTTGCCACACAAAGGAATAACGCGTTTGTTCGAAGTCGAGTCAGCATAGTCTCCCTCACTGGTGAAATACAAAAATTCCTGAATCAGGTGTCACATAAAGTGATGCAATTTGGCTGTTGTATTTGAAAACCGCAAGGGAAAATTCTGTGAAGATGTTCTCGTCTCGTTTTACATGGAGTCTCCACACCAACTGGTTGTCTCGTCTGCTGGAAAGCAAACGCGCGGCCGGCGTCGAGATACTTGATCTCACCGAATCGAATCCCACGCAGGCAAACTTCGAATATGATGAGAAAGAAATTCTGGCCGCACTTGCCGCACCGGAAGCCCTGCGTTACGAACCCTCGCCGCGCGGGCTGCTTGACGCGCGCCAGGCCGTTGCTGGTTATTATAATTCACTCGGCCGGCGCGTGACGCCCGACGCGCTTCATCTCACCGCCAGCACCAGCGAAGGCTATGCGTATTTGTTCAAATTACTCGCCAATCCCGGGGACGAAGTATTGGCGCCGCAACCGAGCTATCCGTTGTTCGATTTCCTCACCGCGCTGGAATCCGTGCAACTGATTCATTATCCCCTGCGCTATCATGCCGCGCAGGGCTGGCGCATCGACCTCGAAACATTGGCAGCGAGCATCAGCACGAAAACGCGCGCCCTCATCATCGTCAACCCCAACAATCCCACGGGTTCTTTCATCAATCACGATGAGCTTGCGGCATTGAACAGCCTTTGCCAGGATCATGATCTCGCTTTAATTTTCGATGAAGTCTTTTCCGATTATGGTTGTGGCCATGAAGCGCAGCATGTTGCCACTGCGGTTGGCAATACCGCCGCGCTGACGTTTGTGCTGAGCGGGCTCTCAAAGACGCTGGGCTTGCCGCAAATGAAACTCGCCTGGATTCACGTAAGCGGGCCGCAGGCGCTGCGCGAAGAGGCGCAAGAAAGGCTCGATTTCATCAGCGACACTTATCTTTCTGTCGGCGCGCCAATTCAACATGCTGCGGCAAAATTGCTGGCGCTGCGGCAGGCGATGCAACAGCAAATACAGGCGCGAATAGCAACAAATGAGGCCTTTCTGCATGCGCAAGCCAGCAAACTGCCATTTGTGGATATTTTGAAACGCGAGGGCGGTTGGTGCGCCGTCTTGGCAATTTCCAAGCCGTTTGCAGAAGAAAATTTCACTGTGAATTTGTTGGAGCAGGATAATGTTCTGATACATCCGGGATATTTTTTTGATTTTGAAAAGGAGGGGTTTCTGGTGGTGAGTTTGCTGACGGATCCGGCAATCTTTCAGGAAGGTGTTGCGAGAATGCTGGCGCGCCTTGCGGAATGATCACGCAAAACAGGACACGAATATCGCTATTTCGACCGTTGATTTTTTTCCAACGAAGACGCCACCATAAAGTAACGTCCGATATTTTCCAGCGTCAACATCCCCAAAATTTGGCTGCCCTCCACCACCGGCACGGATTCCAATTTTTTCTCCAACATTTCCTCATAAACTCTAGCCAGACTGGCAAGCGGCCGCACGGCGGTGAAACGGGTTTCCATGAAATCCCGCACCGGCGCTTCGACCCCGCGCTGATAGATCGCGGACATCACTTTGCTTTTCGGCAGGATTCCAATGAGGCGATCCTCCTCCAATACCGGAAAATCATCCTGGCAGCCTTGATAAGAATGCTCCAACGCCTTGCGCAAGGGATCGACCGGTGAAAGCGTGTACAAGCGCGTTGACATCACCCGCCCGACCGGCACGCCTTCGATGGCGGCGCGCAACCGCACGACGCTTTCTTCGCTGCCCGCGCCGGTGAAGATGAACACCGCGATAATCACGAGCCACCAATTATTCAAAAAAAAGATGCCGGCCAGGCTGAACAACACCGCGAAGATTTGACCGACGCTGCTGGCGTAGCGCGTCGCTTGCGCATAAGGATAACGCATCGCCAGCAACGCACGCAGCACGCGGCCGCCGTCCATGGGAAACGCCGGAATGAGATTGAACAGGCCCATGAACGCATTCAAACTGAGCATGCCGTTCCAAAAATCTTTGCCGCTGAGGTCGAAGCTCAAGTGATCAACCGGCCAGTTCATCGCGCGCATGAAGAAATACAGCACGATGACGGCGACAAAATTCACGGCCGGCCCGGCAAACGCAATGACGAGTTCCTGGCGGGGATTCTGCGGCAGGCTTTCCATGCGCGCAACGCCGCCGATGGGCAACAACACAATATCGCGCACCACCACGCCGTAGCGTCGCGCGGCGATGCTATGCCCCAATTCATGCAATAATACAAAAAAGAAAATGGTCAGAAAAAAAATAACCGCGGCCAAGCCCGCCGCCGGGCCGCCGGCCGAGGCATTCGACCAGCCCACAAAACCCAACAGCATCAAAAAAATCGCATGAACCTTGATTTCAATGCCGAGGATGGTGCCGAGTTTGAATGACCATTTCATGAACGGTGGGGATACTCATTTACAGCAGCCATTCGACGCGATTTTCGCGGCGTTCCACGGCGCTGATGAGTTTTTGGAGGAAGGTTTGAAAATCTGCAAGGTTGCCGTCGAGGCGCAAGGCGGTGGCCAGATATTCGATCGCCATGCTATAATCTTCATCCGCAAGCGCGACATAACTCAGCGCCAGCCAGGCATGCGCGCAGCGCTGATCGAGGTTGAGCGCGGCCAGATATTCCTGTTGCGCCGGCGCCTTTTTGCCGGACAGCAAATGCAAATTGCCGAAGAAGCAATGCATGGTGGCGGAGTTCTTAATCGAAGATTGCAGCGGGGCCATCACGTGCAACGCCCGCCCGTAATCGCCGTCATGGTAATGCTGCAGCGCTTGCGCAAATTCCGGGGTGGCGCCGTTGCACGAATAGCGTTTATGCAGCAATTTGCGCAGCGGAAAAGCAGCGAGCAAATCCTCTTGAAATTTCTGCGACTCTGCTTCGACCGGCACCACCGGCGCGACGCCGTTGCCCGACTTTGCTGGCGCTTTGTCGGTCTTGCCGTTGCGCGTAGGCCAGGGTTGCAGCCAACGGCCATTTTGATTGAGATATTGCTCGATGCGTTCACGCGTGAGCGCATAAAAAATATCTTCGTCAAGATGTTCGATGATCTCGTCGACGCCGGCCTGGGGATTTTCACGCAGTACGCTAAGAATAGCTTGCTCCTGGCCCGTGGTCATAAACTTGTCGGCCAGCTCGCAGGCCACGGCTTCACTGTGGGGCTTGTCCAGGTTGCGCAAAACGTTTTTCAACGTAATCACGGTAATGTCGTCATGCGTAATCTGTCCGCCGGTAAACTGCTGCAATAAATTGCGCAACTCCATGAGAAACTCGGTGGGCGAAAGCTCGCCGTGCTGCATGATGAAATCGACTAAACGCTGCCGCCCGAAATATTCGCCTGCGGCATTGCGCGCGGAGAGTACGCCGTCGCTGTACAGCACCAGCAAATCGTTTTGATGCAACGCGACTTTTTCGCTTTCAATCGTGCTCAAATTCGGCGCGAAACGGTTGCTGGCCGGTTCATCGGTCACAGACATGCGTCCCAACGGCGCGCCCGAGGTGTTCAACAAGAAAATTTGCCCCAGCGAGGGCCGATAGACGAGCATGGGCAAATGGCCGGCGCTGGCAAAATGCAGCAAGCGTTTGTTCTGATCGAAAATCGCATAGAAGGCGGTCAAGCGAAAATCAGAGGTGCAGGACTCGGAGAGGCATTGATCGAGATAGCGCAATGTTGCCGCGGCTGACAGGCCCGTGCTATTCGAACGCAACACGGTTTTGAGTACAGGCGTGCTTTCATCCGGCGCTTTGCCGCTCATATCCGCCAGCAACACGCCGACGCGGTTTTCACCCAGGATAAGAAAATCGACTTGATCGCCGGCTTCTTGCGCGGCCGGCAAATAGAGATAATCGATGAG
It includes:
- a CDS encoding pyridoxal phosphate-dependent aminotransferase, which gives rise to MKMFSSRFTWSLHTNWLSRLLESKRAAGVEILDLTESNPTQANFEYDEKEILAALAAPEALRYEPSPRGLLDARQAVAGYYNSLGRRVTPDALHLTASTSEGYAYLFKLLANPGDEVLAPQPSYPLFDFLTALESVQLIHYPLRYHAAQGWRIDLETLAASISTKTRALIIVNPNNPTGSFINHDELAALNSLCQDHDLALIFDEVFSDYGCGHEAQHVATAVGNTAALTFVLSGLSKTLGLPQMKLAWIHVSGPQALREEAQERLDFISDTYLSVGAPIQHAAAKLLALRQAMQQQIQARIATNEAFLHAQASKLPFVDILKREGGWCAVLAISKPFAEENFTVNLLEQDNVLIHPGYFFDFEKEGFLVVSLLTDPAIFQEGVARMLARLAE
- a CDS encoding site-2 protease family protein, whose amino-acid sequence is MKWSFKLGTILGIEIKVHAIFLMLLGFVGWSNASAGGPAAGLAAVIFFLTIFFFVLLHELGHSIAARRYGVVVRDIVLLPIGGVARMESLPQNPRQELVIAFAGPAVNFVAVIVLYFFMRAMNWPVDHLSFDLSGKDFWNGMLSLNAFMGLFNLIPAFPMDGGRVLRALLAMRYPYAQATRYASSVGQIFAVLFSLAGIFFLNNWWLVIIAVFIFTGAGSEESVVRLRAAIEGVPVGRVMSTRLYTLSPVDPLRKALEHSYQGCQDDFPVLEEDRLIGILPKSKVMSAIYQRGVEAPVRDFMETRFTAVRPLASLARVYEEMLEKKLESVPVVEGSQILGMLTLENIGRYFMVASSLEKNQRSK